A single Phaenicophaeus curvirostris isolate KB17595 chromosome 26, BPBGC_Pcur_1.0, whole genome shotgun sequence DNA region contains:
- the LOC138731159 gene encoding retinol dehydrogenase 8-like, whose product MAPKTVLITGCSSGIGLALAVRLARDKQRRFRVIATMRNVGRSGALAAAAGPALGRTLEIKQLDVCDEGSIRACLDSIPGRHVDVLVSNAGVGMAGPLECQSLAAMQSLMDTNFFGLVRLVKEVLPDMKRRRSGHIVVISSIMGLQGIVFNDIYAASKFAVEGFCESLVVQALRFNVAISLVEPGPVTTEFEVKLYEEAERADYSRTDPETADIFTNLYLRNSRDVFASLGQTPEDIAEHTLRVIEAARPPFRHQTNAAYTPMAALKHADPSGALMTDAFYKLVFKYDAVLRLSLRAIRLLRWKAQKVKEGARLLGFK is encoded by the exons ATGGCTCCCAAGACAGTGCTGATCACCGGCTGCTCCTCCGGCATCGGGCTGGCGCTGGCTGTGCGGCTGGCGCGGGATAAGCAGCGGCGCTTCCGAG TCATCGCCACCATGAGGAACGTGGGCAGGAGCGGGGCGCTGGCGGCGGCAGCGGGGCCGGCGCTGGGTCGGACGCTGGAGATCAAGCAGCTGGATGTGTGCGACGAGGGCTCCATCCGCGCCTGCCTCGACAGCATCCCCGGGCGCCACGTCGATGTCCTGG TCAGCAACGCCGGGGTGGGCATGGCGGGTCCCCTGGAGTGCCAGAGCCTGGCTGCCATGCAGAGCCTCATGGACACCAACTTCTTCGGCCTCGTCCGCCTGGTGAAGGAGGTGCTGCCCGACATGAAGCGACGCCGCAGCGGCCACATCGTGGTCATCAGCAGCATCATGGGCCTGCAGG GCATCGTCTTCAATGACATCTACGCCGCCTCCAAGTTCGCAGTGGAGGGGTTCTGCGAGAGCCTGGTGGTGCAGGCGCTGCGCTTCAACGTGGC GATCAGCCTGGTGGAGCCGGGGCCGGTGACGACGGAGTTCGAGGTGAAGTTGTACGAGGAAGCCGAGCGCGCCGACTACTCACGGACCGACCCCGAGACAGCCGACATCTTCACCAACCTCTACCTGAGGAACTCCAGGGACGTCTTCGCTAGCCTGGGCCAGACCCCTGAGGACATCGCAGAG CACACGCTGCGGGTGATCGAGGCAGCCCGGCCGCCCTTCCGGCACCAGACCAACGCGGCGTACACGCCGATGGCCGCGCTGAAACACGCCGACCCCAGCGGCGCCCTCATGACCGACGCTTTCTACAAGCTGGTGTTCAAGTACGACGCGGTGCTGCGGCTCAGCCTCCGCGCCATCCGTCTGCTCCGCTGGAAGGCCCAGAAGGTGAAAGAGGGCGCCCGGCTGCTGGGCTTCAAATAA
- the GRB7 gene encoding growth factor receptor-bound protein 7 isoform X1 encodes MDGGAQQSSLWEPPGPGDAEQEEVPSEQDGGEGPPEVKRSQPLFIHSCSRQLPVEEPRASSLPSIPNPFPELCSPSNSPILSSPALGQGPPREATSHVVKVFGEDGACRSLEVSAGTTARQLCETLVRRTRALQDHSWALVELHQHLALERCLEDHESVVEVQSSWPPGADSRFIFRKNFAKYELFKSNAQSLFPEVMVSSCLEANKSMAHSELIQNFLNSGSCPEVQGFLQLREAGRKVWKRFYFSLRRSGLYYSTKGTSKDPRHLQYFADLTESNIYYVTQGKKLYGTPTEFGFCIKPYKVRSGVKGLKLLCSEDEQSRSCWMAAFRLFKYGMQLYRNYQQAQARLSQPPWLGPTPLRSVSDNALVAMDFSGCTGRVIENPSEVLTVALEEAQAWRKKTTHRYSLPAACQSSSLSAAIHRTQPWFHGRISREDTQQLIGRQGLVDGVFLVRESQRNPKGFVLSLCHLQRVKHYLILPSEEEGRHYFTMDDGQTRFADLIQLVEFHQINRGILPCKLRHYCTCVAL; translated from the exons ATGGACGGGGGGGCtcagcagagcagcctctggGAGCCCCCCGGGCCGGGTGACGCGGAGCAGGAGGAGGTCCCCAGCGAGCAGGATGGGGGCGAGGGGCCCCCCGAGGTCAAGCGCTCCCAGCCCCTCTTCATCCACAGCTGCAg CCGGCAGCTACCGGTGGAGGAGCCGCGTGCCTCGTCGCTGCCCAGCATCCCCAACCCCTTCCCCGagctctgcagcccctccaACTCCCCCATCCtcagcagcccagccctggggcagGGACCCCCTCGGGAAGCCACCTCCCAC GTGGTGAAGGTGTTTGGCGAGGACGGCGCGTGCCGCTCGCTGGAGGTGTCGGCGGGGACCACGGCGCGGCAGCTCTGCGAGACGCTGGTGCGGAGGACGCGGGCGCTGCAGGACCACAGCTGGGCTCTGGTTGAGCTGCACCAACATCTGGCCCTGG AGCGGTGCCTGGAGGACCACGAGTCGGTGGTGGAGGTGCAGAGCTCCTGGCCCCCGGGGGCTGACAGTCGCTTCATCTTCCGCAAGAACTTCGCTAAGTATGAGCTCTTCAAAAGCAACGCG cAGTCCCTGTTTCCTGAAGTGATGGTGTCCAGCTGCCTGGAGGCCAACAAGAGCATGGCACACTCCGAGCTCATCCAG AACTTCCTCAACTCTGGCAGCTGCCCCGAGGTCCAGGGCTTCCTGCAGCTGCGGGAAGCCGGGCGCAAGGTCTGGAAGCGCTTCTACTTCTCCCTGCGCCGCTCGGGGCTCTACTACTCCACCAAGGGCACCTCCAAG GACCCCCGGCACCTCCAGTACTTCGCCGACCTCACCGAGTCCAACATCTACTACGTGACGCAGGGCAAGAAGCTCTACGGGACGCCCACTGAGTTCGGCTTCTGTATCAAG CCCTACAAGGTGCGGAGCGGCGTGAAGGGCCTGAAGCTGCTCTGCAGTGAGGATGAGCAGAGTCGGAGCTGCTGGATGGCGGCTTTCCGCCTCTTCAAG TACGGCATGCAGCTCTACCGCAACTACCAGCAAGCACAGGCGCGGCTGAGCCAGCCCCCCTGGCTGGGTCCCACACCCCTG CGGAGCGTCTCGGACAACGCACTGGTGGCCATGGACTTCTCGGGGTGCACGGGGCGGGTGATCGAGAACCCCAGCGAGGTGCTGACGGTGGCTCTGGAGGAGGCGCAAGCCTGGAGG AAGAAGACAACTCACCGGTACAGCCTGCCCGCAGCCTGCCAGAGCTCCTCGCTCAGTGCCG CCATCCACCGCACCCAGCCCTGGTTCCACGGCCGCATCTCCCGCGAGGACACCCAGCAGCTCATCGGCCGCCAGGGCTTGGTGGATGG CGTCTTCCTGGTGCGGGAGAGCCAGCGCAACCCCAAAGGCTTCGTGCTGTCCCTGTGCCACCTGCAGAGAGTCAAGCACTATCTCATCCTGCCG agCGAGGAGGAGGGACGGCACTACTTCACCATGGATGACGGACAGACCCGCTTCGCCGACCTCATCCAGCTCGTGGAGTTCCACCAGATCAACCGCGGCATCCTGCCCTGCAAGCTGCGGCACTACTGCACCTGCGTGGCACTCTGA
- the GRB7 gene encoding growth factor receptor-bound protein 7 isoform X2, giving the protein MDGGAQQSSLWEPPGPGDAEQEEVPSEQDGGEGPPEVKRSQPLFIHSCSRQLPVEEPRASSLPSIPNPFPELCSPSNSPILSSPALGQGPPREATSHVVKVFGEDGACRSLEVSAGTTARQLCETLVRRTRALQDHSWALVELHQHLALERCLEDHESVVEVQSSWPPGADSRFIFRKNFAKYELFKSNASLFPEVMVSSCLEANKSMAHSELIQNFLNSGSCPEVQGFLQLREAGRKVWKRFYFSLRRSGLYYSTKGTSKDPRHLQYFADLTESNIYYVTQGKKLYGTPTEFGFCIKPYKVRSGVKGLKLLCSEDEQSRSCWMAAFRLFKYGMQLYRNYQQAQARLSQPPWLGPTPLRSVSDNALVAMDFSGCTGRVIENPSEVLTVALEEAQAWRKKTTHRYSLPAACQSSSLSAAIHRTQPWFHGRISREDTQQLIGRQGLVDGVFLVRESQRNPKGFVLSLCHLQRVKHYLILPSEEEGRHYFTMDDGQTRFADLIQLVEFHQINRGILPCKLRHYCTCVAL; this is encoded by the exons ATGGACGGGGGGGCtcagcagagcagcctctggGAGCCCCCCGGGCCGGGTGACGCGGAGCAGGAGGAGGTCCCCAGCGAGCAGGATGGGGGCGAGGGGCCCCCCGAGGTCAAGCGCTCCCAGCCCCTCTTCATCCACAGCTGCAg CCGGCAGCTACCGGTGGAGGAGCCGCGTGCCTCGTCGCTGCCCAGCATCCCCAACCCCTTCCCCGagctctgcagcccctccaACTCCCCCATCCtcagcagcccagccctggggcagGGACCCCCTCGGGAAGCCACCTCCCAC GTGGTGAAGGTGTTTGGCGAGGACGGCGCGTGCCGCTCGCTGGAGGTGTCGGCGGGGACCACGGCGCGGCAGCTCTGCGAGACGCTGGTGCGGAGGACGCGGGCGCTGCAGGACCACAGCTGGGCTCTGGTTGAGCTGCACCAACATCTGGCCCTGG AGCGGTGCCTGGAGGACCACGAGTCGGTGGTGGAGGTGCAGAGCTCCTGGCCCCCGGGGGCTGACAGTCGCTTCATCTTCCGCAAGAACTTCGCTAAGTATGAGCTCTTCAAAAGCAACGCG TCCCTGTTTCCTGAAGTGATGGTGTCCAGCTGCCTGGAGGCCAACAAGAGCATGGCACACTCCGAGCTCATCCAG AACTTCCTCAACTCTGGCAGCTGCCCCGAGGTCCAGGGCTTCCTGCAGCTGCGGGAAGCCGGGCGCAAGGTCTGGAAGCGCTTCTACTTCTCCCTGCGCCGCTCGGGGCTCTACTACTCCACCAAGGGCACCTCCAAG GACCCCCGGCACCTCCAGTACTTCGCCGACCTCACCGAGTCCAACATCTACTACGTGACGCAGGGCAAGAAGCTCTACGGGACGCCCACTGAGTTCGGCTTCTGTATCAAG CCCTACAAGGTGCGGAGCGGCGTGAAGGGCCTGAAGCTGCTCTGCAGTGAGGATGAGCAGAGTCGGAGCTGCTGGATGGCGGCTTTCCGCCTCTTCAAG TACGGCATGCAGCTCTACCGCAACTACCAGCAAGCACAGGCGCGGCTGAGCCAGCCCCCCTGGCTGGGTCCCACACCCCTG CGGAGCGTCTCGGACAACGCACTGGTGGCCATGGACTTCTCGGGGTGCACGGGGCGGGTGATCGAGAACCCCAGCGAGGTGCTGACGGTGGCTCTGGAGGAGGCGCAAGCCTGGAGG AAGAAGACAACTCACCGGTACAGCCTGCCCGCAGCCTGCCAGAGCTCCTCGCTCAGTGCCG CCATCCACCGCACCCAGCCCTGGTTCCACGGCCGCATCTCCCGCGAGGACACCCAGCAGCTCATCGGCCGCCAGGGCTTGGTGGATGG CGTCTTCCTGGTGCGGGAGAGCCAGCGCAACCCCAAAGGCTTCGTGCTGTCCCTGTGCCACCTGCAGAGAGTCAAGCACTATCTCATCCTGCCG agCGAGGAGGAGGGACGGCACTACTTCACCATGGATGACGGACAGACCCGCTTCGCCGACCTCATCCAGCTCGTGGAGTTCCACCAGATCAACCGCGGCATCCTGCCCTGCAAGCTGCGGCACTACTGCACCTGCGTGGCACTCTGA